GATAGCGCGGCCTTCGTAGACATCCAGGGACGAAGGCATGCCGAGCCCCGGTTCGGTACCCACGCCAAGATGCTATGGGATGCTGACTACTTCTACGTGGCTGCGCGATTGAGCGAGCCGCATCTATGGGCGACCTATCGCAAGCGCGACTCCATTATTTTTCACGAGAACGACTTCGAGGTGTTCATCGACCCGGACGCTGACAACCATCGCTACGTGGAGATCGAGATCAATGCGCTGGGTACGGTGTGGGACTTGCTGCTAGTCAAGCCCTACCGCGATGGCGGGCCGGCCAAGCACGACTGGAACATCGCGGGGCTCGAGACCGCGGTCTCGCTGAAGGGCACGCTCAACGACGGCCGAGACGTAGACCAAGGTTGGTCCGTGGAAATGGCCATACCCTGGACGGCGTTCAAGGGGCTTGGAGCGATGGCGCTGCCGCCCGAGCCGGGCCAGCAGTGGCGTGTCAATTTTTCGCGAGTGCAGTGGCAGCTGCGATGGGCGGCATCCGGCTACGGCAAGCTCAGGACTCCGAGCGGAGACGAGCTTGCCGAGGATAACTGGGTTTGGTCGCCGCAGGGTCTGATCGCCATGCACTACCCCGAGCGCTGGGGCTTCGTCCAGTTCTCCGCACGCAAAGCCGGCGAGCAGCCGGAGCGCGCGGTGCACATGCCTGACCACACGGCCCGCCAGCATCTGATGCAGCTCTACTACGCGCAGAAGATCTACCGGTCCAAGCACGGCAAATACGCCTCGGGAGTCGAGCCGCTCAAGCTGCCCCCGGCCTGGACCGGGAAGCTGCGCCTGCTGTCCTCCCCGGGGGGCTACGAGGCTCGATTGCCTTTTCCCGGAGGCCAGGCTCGGGTAGATCAGCTCGGCAGATTGCAGTCGAGTACGACGCCTCCTGTCGCAAAGCCTTCGCCGGCGGGTTCCAGGACGGACCAGGCCCAATAACCCATGGCAGCGCTGGACGTCGGCATCATCTGCTTGTCCGGAGCGGTGATGCTCCTCGGTGCCCTTGCGAGTCGCCGCTACATGCGCAGCGTGGCTGACTACCTTGCGGCCGGTCGCAGTGCAGGCCGCTACCTCGTGAGCGTATCGCAAGGCGTGGCCAGGCTCGGCGCGATCTCGGTCGTGGGGTTGTTCGAAATGAACTACGTGGCCGGCTTCGCCATGACCTGGTGGAGCTTCACCATGAACGTGGTGATCCTGCTGGCCGCAGCGTCCGGCTGGGTCATCTACCGCTTTCGTCAAACGCGATCGCTCACGCTGGCCGAGTTTTTCGAACGCCGCTACAGCCGCTCGTTTCGCATCTTCTGCGGCATGCTCGCGTTCGTCTCTGGAATCATCAATTTTGGGATCTTTCCCGCGGTCGGAGCCAGGTTCTTCATCTACTTCTGCGGAATTCCGGCGGCGATCCCTGTCGCCGGCTTCGAGCTTCCCAGCTTGCCGGTGGTGATGTTCCTGCTGGTCGCTGTGGCCCTGCTGTTCGTGCTCTGGGGAGGTCAGGTGGTCGTCATCGTGAGCGACTTCGTTCAGGGAACGCTTGCCAACGTCTTCTTCCTCGCAGCGTCCCTGTATCTACTGCTGACCGTTTCGTGGTCCGACGTCTCCGCAGCTCTGCAGCAGGCACCCGAGAACGAGTCGTTGATCAATCCATTCAAGACCAGCCATGTCGAGGACTTTAACCTGGTGTACTTCGTGATCGGCGTGGTGGGCTTCCTCTACAACTCCATGTCATGGCAAGGGACACAAGCATACAATGCGTCCGCTACCAGTGCTCATGAGGCGAAGATGGGGCAGGTGCTCAGCATCTGGCGGATCTATCCCCAGGATCTGTTCTTGCTGGTGGCTCCGGTCATCGCGTACACGGTGATGCACGGGGCCGCCTTCGAGGCGACAGCCGCCACGGTGCAAGGCACGTTGGACACGCTGCCGTCGGAAACGCTGCAAAACCAGCTGCGGGTTCCACTGGTGCTGCGGGAGATGCTGCCAGTGGGTCTGATCGGGGGCTTTGCAGCGGCCATGCTGGCTGCGTTTGTCAGTACCCACGACACCTATCTGCACTCCTGGGGCAGTATCTTCGTGCAGGACGTCATAATGCCTTTTCGGAAGGAGCCGCTGACGCCGGGGCAACACCTTCGGTACCTGCGCTACGCCGTAATCGGTGTGGCGGTCTTCATCTATTGCTTCAGCCTGCTGTTTCAGCAGAGCCAGTACATTTTCTTGTTTTGTGCGCTCACGGGCGCCATCTTCGTGGGAGGCTCGGGGGCGGTGATCATCGGAGGGCTCTATTGGCGTCGCGGAACGGTTGGGGCGGCGTGGTCGGCCATGATCGCAGGCTCGTCGATCGCCACGGGAGGTATCATCGTTCGCCAGCTGGACGAAGACTTCTGGTTGAACGGGCAGGAATTCTGGGCCCTCGCCATGGGTGTGTCCACGCTGGTCTACGTGGGGGTCTCTTTGGCCTCGAAAGAGTGCTTCGATCTGGACCGTTTGCTGAATCGAGAGCCGGGCGGGGAGCGTGTCCACGATAAAGGGCCTGTGCGCTGGAAGCGGTTCGGCATAGGAAAGGAGTTCGGAACCGTGGACAAGGCGACCTACCTGGTCAGCTACGCTTGGACGTTCTCCTGGACGCTGCTCTTCGTGGTGGGAACAGCCTACAGCTTGAACCATGACGTGGGGGACTCGGCTTGGGCCGGTTTCTGGAAAACGTACGTGTACATTCAAGCGAGCGTAGCGGCTGCCGTGATCGTGTGGTTTGTGCTCGGAGGCATGCGGGACATTTCACGTATGTTTCGGGCGCTCGGCGCGGCGTCACGCGATGTTCGGGACGACGGCTTCGTGGTCAAAGGGCCACGGAACGGGGGCGGGTGACGTGGTTTTCGTTCGCGATTCCGGCAACCCGTTGATAACGCGTAGCATGATTCCGAGCCTGGAGGGCGGGCTCGAGGATCCAACGTCGGTTTTCAATCCGGGCGCAACGATCTGGGAGGCAAAGGTGGCACTGATGCTGCGCGTACAGGCGCGCAGCCGCGAGACTCATCTGGTAATGGCCGACAGCCGCGACGGCCTCGAAGGGCTTCGTTTCAGGGTCAGGGCCGAGCGCGTTCGGTTCGACGGCATCCAAGCCGTCAGGGAACGGGTCTTCCACGTGTACGATCCGCGTTTGACTCGGATCGGGCGAGAAGTCTTCTGCATGCTGGCGCTGGACGTGGATCGAGCCTGCAGGCTTGGAGTCGCGAGGTCACACAATCTGCGCGACTTCGAGTTCCTGGGGCTGACGAGCGGCGAGGACGTGCGCAACGGGGTGCTGTTTCCGGAGCGAGTGGGTGGTCGCTACTTGCGCCTGGAGCGACCCAACCGCGCGGAACCGGGCGGGCATTGGCAAGCGCGAGACAGCATGGTGCTGGCGGCGTCCGAGGACCTGGTCGGGTGGGAACGGATCGGGGTAGTGGCGCGCGGCCGACCGCACTATTGGGACGAGCTGATTGGCTCGGGCCCTCCGCCGGTAAGGACGCAGCACGGTTGGCTGCATTTCTATCACGGGATAGCCACCCACTTCGCCACCTCGAACATCTATCAAATGGGCGCGTTGCTCCTGGACTACAAGGATCCGACCAAGGTCGTGGCCCGCAGCAGGCACAATCTGCTGGAGCCACGGGAGCCCTACGAGCTCTGCGGGCAAGTGCCGAACGTGGTGTTCCCGACAGGGCTGGTAGCGGATACGCTGGATGACGAGGGCACGGTGCCGGATCAGGCTCGGCTGCGGATCTACTACGGTGCAGCGGACACCTGCGTCGCGAGCGCAAGCGCGACGGTTGCCGGCGTGCTGGCCGCGCTGGATGACCCCGGGGCGCTGGGATAGTGGCCTCCGGCAGGGGAACCCGCTGCAGGCTCCAGCCAATCAAGACCCCAGTCGCGAGTCCGCGTTGAACCCTGGCCAGCTTGCGAGCGGCTCTTGCCGGGGTGCCAGCAAGACGCCCTGCGCGTAGGAGCAGCTGAGCCCGGTGGTGAGGCCGGCGGGGCGATGGTTGCCGCTTTGCTTGATACCTCCAAAGGGCAGGCGACCCGATGCCCCGGCCGTCGAGCGGTTCCAGTGCAGCACGCCGGTGTCGAGCTCGTTCGCCGCCTGCTCGAAGCGCTCCCGCGAACCTGTGTACACGGATGCTACCAGACCGTAGCGAGTCGCATTGGCCAGCTCGATCGCTTCGTCCAGATCCGAGACCGTGTAAAGGACCATGTCCGGACCGAAGAGCTCCTCGTCGGTGTAGCCGGGGAATATCGCGTTCGGGTTGGGCGCCAGGTGCAGGCTCGGCCGTACATACCAGCCGTTTCGACCCTCCACGCTGAGCTCGCCCCCGGCCGGGGCCGGCTCGAACCCGTGTGCTTCGGCCCTGCGCCCAACGTCGGCGAGAGCTGCTCGTGCCTCCTTGCTGATCATTGGACCCATGAACACGTCGGGATCCCCGGGGTAGCCGACGTGGATGCGGCTCGCGATGTCGCCAATTCGCTTCCGCAGTCTCTCGGCCACGCGTTGGGTAGCGATGACGCGTGACGTGGCGCTGCAGCGCTGCCCCGCGGTAACGTAGCCTGCGAAAGCGATCTGCCGAGCCGCCGCCTCGATGTCGCAGTCGTCCAGGACGATGGAGGCGTTCTTGCCGCCGAGCTCGAGCGCGATGAGGCGCTCGGGGCGCTCGATGTTGGCCTGAACGATGCGTTTGCCCACGGCGGCCGAGCCGGTGAACAGGATGGCGTCCAGGTCGGGGTGCTGTACGAGAGCTACAGCGACTGGCGCGGGCCCCTGCACCAGGTTGAAGACTCCCGACGGCAGCCCGGCCTCCTCGAAGCAGCGGGCCATCCAAGTTCCGGTGCTCGGGGTCTTCTCGCTGGGCTTGTGTACGACCGTGTTTCCGAGCAGGAGGGCGGGGACGATCTGGCCGTTGGG
The window above is part of the Pseudomonadota bacterium genome. Proteins encoded here:
- a CDS encoding carbohydrate-binding family 9-like protein, with protein sequence MTEAPVQLLSSRLASGGSPPARQRSARLGACAVAVASALCFALGCQTKSAGAKPFPVPRDEPWIPERYVAYRSLEPLRIDGRLDERSWLVAPDSAAFVDIQGRRHAEPRFGTHAKMLWDADYFYVAARLSEPHLWATYRKRDSIIFHENDFEVFIDPDADNHRYVEIEINALGTVWDLLLVKPYRDGGPAKHDWNIAGLETAVSLKGTLNDGRDVDQGWSVEMAIPWTAFKGLGAMALPPEPGQQWRVNFSRVQWQLRWAASGYGKLRTPSGDELAEDNWVWSPQGLIAMHYPERWGFVQFSARKAGEQPERAVHMPDHTARQHLMQLYYAQKIYRSKHGKYASGVEPLKLPPAWTGKLRLLSSPGGYEARLPFPGGQARVDQLGRLQSSTTPPVAKPSPAGSRTDQAQ
- a CDS encoding sodium:solute symporter, whose protein sequence is MAALDVGIICLSGAVMLLGALASRRYMRSVADYLAAGRSAGRYLVSVSQGVARLGAISVVGLFEMNYVAGFAMTWWSFTMNVVILLAAASGWVIYRFRQTRSLTLAEFFERRYSRSFRIFCGMLAFVSGIINFGIFPAVGARFFIYFCGIPAAIPVAGFELPSLPVVMFLLVAVALLFVLWGGQVVVIVSDFVQGTLANVFFLAASLYLLLTVSWSDVSAALQQAPENESLINPFKTSHVEDFNLVYFVIGVVGFLYNSMSWQGTQAYNASATSAHEAKMGQVLSIWRIYPQDLFLLVAPVIAYTVMHGAAFEATAATVQGTLDTLPSETLQNQLRVPLVLREMLPVGLIGGFAAAMLAAFVSTHDTYLHSWGSIFVQDVIMPFRKEPLTPGQHLRYLRYAVIGVAVFIYCFSLLFQQSQYIFLFCALTGAIFVGGSGAVIIGGLYWRRGTVGAAWSAMIAGSSIATGGIIVRQLDEDFWLNGQEFWALAMGVSTLVYVGVSLASKECFDLDRLLNREPGGERVHDKGPVRWKRFGIGKEFGTVDKATYLVSYAWTFSWTLLFVVGTAYSLNHDVGDSAWAGFWKTYVYIQASVAAAVIVWFVLGGMRDISRMFRALGAASRDVRDDGFVVKGPRNGGG
- a CDS encoding glycoside hydrolase family 130 protein, with the protein product MIPSLEGGLEDPTSVFNPGATIWEAKVALMLRVQARSRETHLVMADSRDGLEGLRFRVRAERVRFDGIQAVRERVFHVYDPRLTRIGREVFCMLALDVDRACRLGVARSHNLRDFEFLGLTSGEDVRNGVLFPERVGGRYLRLERPNRAEPGGHWQARDSMVLAASEDLVGWERIGVVARGRPHYWDELIGSGPPPVRTQHGWLHFYHGIATHFATSNIYQMGALLLDYKDPTKVVARSRHNLLEPREPYELCGQVPNVVFPTGLVADTLDDEGTVPDQARLRIYYGAADTCVASASATVAGVLAALDDPGALG
- a CDS encoding aldehyde dehydrogenase family protein, which codes for EAEGEVSAMIGKVGLCLGEAAELTATRVLSDLPGEIRYRPLGVIAVVGPFNFPGHLPNGQIVPALLLGNTVVHKPSEKTPSTGTWMARCFEEAGLPSGVFNLVQGPAPVAVALVQHPDLDAILFTGSAAVGKRIVQANIERPERLIALELGGKNASIVLDDCDIEAAARQIAFAGYVTAGQRCSATSRVIATQRVAERLRKRIGDIASRIHVGYPGDPDVFMGPMISKEARAALADVGRRAEAHGFEPAPAGGELSVEGRNGWYVRPSLHLAPNPNAIFPGYTDEELFGPDMVLYTVSDLDEAIELANATRYGLVASVYTGSRERFEQAANELDTGVLHWNRSTAGASGRLPFGGIKQSGNHRPAGLTTGLSCSYAQGVLLAPRQEPLASWPGFNADSRLGS